The Bifidobacterium eulemuris genome includes a window with the following:
- a CDS encoding ABC transporter ATP-binding protein: MAKHDMTWDEQVEKQSMDARGVAVDIRGVNKRFTTLEGNEVTALHDINLTINKHDFICVVGRSGCGKTTLLNMLSGFEKPSDGEVVADGRVIDGPSPRRGVVFQKPPLYPWLTVRGNVEFGMRMQGVASRERKEIAERYLEMVGLKDAGDRRPYELSGGMQQRAQIARVLACDPDLILMDEPYGALDALTRERLQNELLRIWFEKRKTVFFITHSVDEAIFLATRVIVMSAHPGTVKMDIPISIPRDPADPDNMDKVRADPRFAELRDMITAAIYEQDDQDE; the protein is encoded by the coding sequence ATGGCCAAGCACGACATGACCTGGGACGAGCAGGTCGAGAAGCAGTCCATGGACGCCAGAGGCGTGGCGGTTGACATCCGCGGCGTCAACAAGCGGTTCACCACATTGGAGGGCAACGAGGTCACCGCTTTGCATGACATCAATCTGACCATCAACAAACACGATTTCATCTGCGTGGTTGGACGGTCCGGCTGCGGCAAAACGACACTGCTCAACATGCTGTCGGGTTTCGAAAAACCCTCCGACGGCGAGGTGGTGGCCGACGGGCGCGTCATCGACGGCCCAAGTCCGCGACGCGGGGTGGTGTTCCAGAAACCGCCGCTGTACCCATGGCTCACCGTGCGCGGCAACGTCGAATTCGGCATGCGCATGCAGGGCGTCGCATCCCGGGAGCGCAAGGAAATCGCCGAGCGCTATCTGGAGATGGTCGGACTCAAGGACGCGGGCGACCGCCGCCCATACGAGCTGTCGGGCGGTATGCAGCAGCGCGCGCAGATCGCCCGCGTGCTGGCGTGCGACCCGGATCTGATCCTTATGGACGAACCGTACGGCGCCCTTGACGCATTGACCCGGGAGCGGCTGCAGAACGAGTTGCTGCGCATCTGGTTCGAGAAGAGGAAAACCGTGTTCTTCATCACGCACAGCGTCGACGAGGCGATCTTCCTCGCAACCCGCGTCATTGTGATGAGCGCGCATCCCGGCACCGTAAAAATGGATATCCCGATCTCCATCCCCCGCGACCCGGCAGATCCCGACAATATGGACAAGGTTCGGGCCGATCCTCGCTTCGCCGAATTGCGCGACATGATCACCGCGGCCATCTACGAGCAGGACGACCAGGACGAGTGA